Proteins from a genomic interval of Pseudophryne corroboree isolate aPseCor3 chromosome 4, aPseCor3.hap2, whole genome shotgun sequence:
- the FUT9 gene encoding 4-galactosyl-N-acetylglucosaminide 3-alpha-L-fucosyltransferase 9, translated as MTSTSKGIFRPFLVICIVLICFMICLLIYVKPTNNWISSPIESANSVLKMKNFFSTKRDYYNETIILIWVWPFGQTFELKSCQSLFNIHGCHLTTDRTLYNKSHAVLIHHRDISWDLTNLPVQMRPPFQKWIWMNLESPTHTPQKSGIEHLFNLTLTYRRDSDIQVPYGFMVISTKPFEFEVPSKDKLVCWVVSNWNPDHVRVKYYNELNKYIEILTYGQAFGEYLNDKSLIPTISTCKFYLSFENSIHKDYITEKLYNALLAGSVPIVLGPPRENYENYIPADSFIHVEDFLSPRELADYLLILDKDTERYLSYFNWRRHYTVNLSHFWESHACLACDHVKRHQEYKSVYNLEKWFWN; from the coding sequence atgacatcaacatctaaAGGCATCTTCCGACCATTTCTAGTTATCTGCATCGTGTTGATTTGCTTCATGATATGTTTATTGATATATGTGAAACCAACAAACAACTGGATCTCCAGCCCAATCGAATCTGCAAATTCAGTGCTTAAAATGAAGAATTTTTTCTCTACTAAAAGGGATTATTACAATGAAACCATCATTCTGATTTGGGTGTGGCCTTTTGGACAGACATTTGAACTTAAATCCTGCCAGTCTCTTTTTAATATCCATGGCTGCCATTTAACTACTGACCGCACACTGTACAATAAATCTCATGCCGTGCTGATACATCACAGGGACATCAGCTGGGACCTAACTAACCTGCCAGTGCAGATGAGGCCACCGTTCCAGAAATGGATTTGGATGAACCTGGAATCTCCGACTCACACACCACAAAAAAGTGGCATTGAACATTTATTTAATCTCACATTGACGTACAGACGAGACTCAGACATTCAGGTGCCTTATGGCTTTATGGTCATAAGCACAAAGCCTTTTGAATTTGAAGTGCCAAGCAAAGACAAGCTGGTCTGTTGGGTGGTCAGCAACTGGAATCCAGATCACGTTAGAGTAAAGTATTATAATGAACTCAACAAATACATTGAAATTCTAACCTATGGCCAGGCGTTTGGTGAATACTTGAATGATAAAAGTTTGATCCCAACCATCTCTACTTGTAAATTTTACTTGTCCTTTGAAAACTCTATCCACAAAGACTATATAACTGAAAAACTTTACAATGCCCTACTGGCTGGATCTGTGCCCATAGTCCTGGGGCCTCCAAGAGAAAACTACGAGAACTATATACCAGCAGATTCTTTTATTCACGTTGAAGATTTTCTCTCTCCTAGAGAGCTGGCAGATTATCTGTTAATACTAGACAAGGACACTGAACGGTACCTATCATACTTTAACTGGAGGAGGCATTACACCGTGAACTTGTCCCATTTCTGGGAATCTCATGCTTGCCTTGCATGTGACCATGTTAAAAGACATCAGGAATATAAATCTGTCTATAATTTGGAGAAGTGGTTTTGGAACTAA